One window from the genome of Paraconexibacter algicola encodes:
- a CDS encoding single-stranded DNA-binding protein: protein MAASNINRVVLTGNLTFDPELRSLPSGTAVCKLRIASNTRRKGASGEWEDKPNYFDVTVWGAQGENCARYLSKGRGVAIDGRLEWREWQDQQGNKRQSVEIVADSVQFLGGGEGGGQGGGGGYQARGQQGGGGYGGPSEVPADSGDFQTVPSGGGSVPTGDDDIPF from the coding sequence ATGGCCGCGAGCAACATCAACCGGGTCGTGCTGACCGGCAACCTCACGTTCGACCCCGAGCTCCGTTCCCTGCCGAGCGGCACCGCCGTCTGCAAGCTGCGCATCGCGAGCAACACGCGGCGCAAGGGCGCCTCCGGCGAGTGGGAGGACAAGCCCAACTACTTCGACGTCACCGTCTGGGGCGCGCAGGGCGAGAACTGCGCGCGCTACCTCTCCAAGGGCCGCGGCGTCGCGATCGACGGCCGCCTGGAGTGGCGCGAGTGGCAGGACCAGCAGGGCAACAAGCGCCAGTCGGTCGAGATCGTCGCCGACAGCGTCCAGTTCCTGGGCGGCGGCGAGGGTGGTGGCCAGGGCGGTGGCGGCGGCTACCAGGCCCGCGGCCAGCAGGGCGGCGGCGGCTACGGCGGCCCGTCCGAGGTCCCCGCCGACTCCGGCGACTTCCAGACGGTCCCGTCCGGCGGCGGCTCCGTGCCGACCGGGGACGACGACATCCCGTTCTGA
- the rpsR gene encoding 30S ribosomal protein S18, giving the protein MAKQRNSGKAAPRRRDKKGGSGSGRRKPCLHCKDKVDQVDYRDITTLRKFVSERGKIRSRRITGACRRHQNQVARAVKRARELALLPYVNESATDPRDRGSRDRDR; this is encoded by the coding sequence TTGGCCAAGCAGCGCAACAGCGGGAAGGCAGCTCCCCGCCGACGGGACAAGAAGGGCGGGTCCGGCAGCGGCCGACGCAAGCCGTGCCTGCACTGCAAGGACAAGGTCGACCAGGTCGACTACCGCGACATCACGACGCTGCGCAAGTTCGTGTCCGAGCGCGGCAAGATCCGCTCGCGGCGCATCACCGGCGCGTGCCGTCGCCACCAGAACCAGGTCGCCCGTGCGGTGAAGCGCGCCCGTGAGCTCGCGCTGCTCCCGTACGTCAACGAGTCGGCCACCGACCCGCGCGACCGCGGCAGCCGCGACCGCGACCGGTAG
- the rpsF gene encoding 30S ribosomal protein S6, with protein MAAPAPTYDLTLLLDSTADDDRRKKILADAQALIGQHGTVASTHDWGVRPTTYEVKKHAAAEYHLIQFSSPAPRPLLEELDRTLPITDGVLRYRIIKLKPGIGEVPNLKNATLEDAPASDDVEDER; from the coding sequence ATGGCTGCTCCTGCCCCGACCTACGACCTCACGCTGCTGCTCGACAGCACCGCCGACGACGACCGCCGCAAGAAGATCCTTGCCGACGCGCAGGCCCTGATCGGCCAGCACGGGACCGTCGCCAGCACCCACGACTGGGGCGTCCGCCCGACGACCTACGAGGTCAAGAAGCACGCGGCGGCCGAGTACCACCTGATCCAGTTCTCCTCGCCGGCCCCGCGGCCGCTGCTCGAGGAGCTCGACCGCACGCTGCCGATCACCGACGGCGTGCTGCGCTACCGGATCATCAAGCTGAAGCCGGGCATCGGCGAGGTCCCGAACCTCAAGAACGCGACGCTCGAGGACGCGCCCGCGTCCGACGACGTCGAGGACGAGCGCTAG
- the rplI gene encoding 50S ribosomal protein L9, translating to MPEAILLQDVDQVGEKGAVVTVSKGYLRNYLIPRKLAAPATKGLVETARRKAESEERAKADAVTQANELAALLNKTVLTIPQQAGEDGRLFGSVTTQDIADAIKEARGITVDKRHVELPDAIKAVGTYQVVVEVATGVHATVKTIVTER from the coding sequence ATGCCCGAGGCGATTCTCCTCCAGGACGTGGACCAGGTCGGCGAGAAGGGCGCGGTCGTCACCGTGTCCAAGGGCTACCTGCGCAACTACCTCATCCCCCGCAAGCTCGCCGCCCCGGCGACCAAGGGCCTCGTCGAGACCGCGCGCCGCAAGGCCGAGTCCGAGGAGCGCGCGAAGGCCGACGCCGTCACGCAGGCCAACGAGCTCGCGGCGCTGCTGAACAAGACCGTCCTGACGATCCCGCAGCAGGCCGGCGAGGACGGCCGCCTGTTCGGCTCGGTCACCACCCAGGACATCGCCGACGCCATCAAGGAGGCGCGCGGCATCACGGTCGACAAGCGGCACGTGGAGCTGCCCGACGCCATCAAGGCCGTCGGCACCTACCAGGTCGTCGTCGAGGTCGCCACGGGCGTCCACGCGACGGTCAAGACGATCGTCACCGAGCGCTAG